In Gossypium hirsutum isolate 1008001.06 chromosome D01, Gossypium_hirsutum_v2.1, whole genome shotgun sequence, the genomic window tCTCGGAAGGCAAGTTGagtgtttttttctttaatttaattatgttgcatgcttagtaaatttatttttattacttaaaaaattattaaaaaatataaaatgtggtCCACATAGTCtggggtagaccacacggcctggcaacatggccgtcactacaccaaaacaggcttttagcggcgtttggacaaaaaatgccactaaaaaccaagcattagcggcgcttttataaaaacgccactaaaggtcgagcattagcggcgctttttggaaaacgccgctaaaaataagcattagtggcattttttgaAGAGCGCCGCAAAAAGCCTAAGCCCAACGACAccgttttctgagtttttggggcctttagcggcatttttgaggAAGCGCAGTTAATGctctggcctttagcggcgtttttgaagaagcgccgctaatgctcgagcctttagcggcgtttttgaagaagcgccgctaatggtctggcctttagcggcgtttttgaagaagcgccgctagtGCTTTgggttttagcggcgctttagcaACGTTTTtcaagcgccgctaatgctcgggctttagcggcatttttgaaaaagcgccgcaaaaacattttatctatctatttactatttaattggtttatttatattaattaaaattcaatttatttttagttgaatatttcttaaaaatagataaatttgaaataatgacacgtagaaataatttgaaataaaaaacataaaaaatatttgttaaaaatagaaaaattaaaatactattatttaaaataattttaaaattttttgggtacattactgattgttttttaatttatatattaaataacttcttataatcgtaaaagagatagcattaattttaaaatatttaattaattatcattacagtttagggtttttagtttagggtatatgattaatttaagatttaaggccgaTTTAGGAGTTAATAGTGTAAGGTTTAGGGAGTATGAATTTAGGGATTATTGTTTAAGGgttgagatttaaggtttaggggctAGGGGTtagggttgggatttaaggtttaagggtagggattaggggttagaggttaagGGTTAAGAGTTAtggatttaaggtttaaggattTAGGGGTCGagttaggttttagggtttaaattagttattttttaatttagggtttaaaggataggggttagaggtttagggtttatattaattagtattttttaatttatatattaaataatttcttatataattgtaaaagagataatattaattttaatatattaaaattatgattatagtttaaattattgaagagataatagataaactttatatatattaaatggtttaggatttaaggtttacttgagatttgttaaatgacacgtagaaaatatttaaaagtaaaaacatacaaaaaaatatgttaaaaatggaaaaaaaattaaaatactattatttaaaataattttaaagtgttttgggtatatgactgattaggttttttaatttatatattaaataatttattatataattgtaaaagagataatatgaattttaatttattaaaattatcattaatatagttttttaaagtttttattttcatattttaaaattttttgtttttgttttgttttcttacataaaaatttatataaaaattttaaaatttatctaattcttttaaatattacttaaattttcaaaatttatttatttaaaatggatatgaattatataataattaaatataaaattgtaaaaaaatcaatCATTAGTAGCGTTTatgataaaaacgccgcaaaatttaagcaatagcggcgtttggacgaaaaacgccgcaaatgtgcattgaatttttccaaaatgttcCGTTTcactataaaaatttaattttttagtggcgtttttataataaacgccgcaaaaaattattttactttaaaaactATCCCGCCATTTTATCCCCAAATtcccctaaaacccctaattttCCCACTGAAACCCTAACTTTGCAAACAGGCCTTCTCTCTCGCTTTCTCTTCCTCCCTCCCTCCCTGCGACATTAtaacaaaaatctcaaaaaaaaaaattaacaagaaGAGGttatattcaaaaagaaaaagaagaagaggaaaatggAGGCACCAAAGACGATTCAACATGAAATGGAAGCAATAAGTTGAAGATCTGTTTGTGAAAGTCGGAAGGTACTAGAACGAAGCTATAGTACGTATTTTAAGTTGAGTGATTCTATAGTTTCTTGTAGCCGTTTGTTTAACTTTGCTCTACATTTATTTTGGTTTGATCTGATTATGCAGAGGACCAGTTCACTTTTACGAAATTTACTTGATGTTATTGAGGAAGTACAGATAGCACGGTTAGAAATTAGGGGTCTGATTCTTACTAGCTTCCGTTCTCCATCTGGTACACTATTATCTCCTCTTTATTATGTTTCTTAAATTTGTGGTTGTGATGCCGTGGGCTAAAATTCTTGCTTTGAGAATTTGACTTTTGATTCTTTTCTTCAGGAAAACAAAGTAGAGATGATGGATGACTAGATCATATTTCTTGTTTGATATAATGCCATTTGAAACCTATGCATGCTTATCCTGCTACGAActgttttacttattattttgttttttgtttttatttattggaATGGAGCTTAGCGTTTTGGGCGCTCTTGTTTTTATTTATGAGTGGTAGGATATAAGTCATAAAACTAGGGAAGGAAAAGTTTTTCTATTTCCAGGACTCTTTCTTCAGTTAGTTTAACATATTCAAGGTAAAGGCTTTTAATAATAGCTGGTGCAAGACCATTCAAAGTTTTAGTGTTCCTCTTTTTTCCGGTTTGTTTAAGGaattttatcctatttttatcctatttttgactgattttttccCTCATCATTTTGTTTGCATTTGTTGTCAAAtattgtgttttaaaaatttctatcCTTTGAATTTAACGAGCTCTTTGTTGAATTACTGAGCAAGTTCTAAGGGGAAGACTGATGTTATGAAAAAGATTAAGTTTCCACAGATAGAGTAGAAATCTGCTAGTAAAACTGTTCAACGACAAGCAAAGAGGCAACACTACCTTGTCCCATAAGAGAAATtttggaaaaggaaaagaaggTCAGTTTCTAATATTTTAGCTTTATAGGTTCTATTATTTGTTTTCGGCTATGAGCATATAAACTTATGATAGTTTTGCAAATGGTGCTAAAAGGTGGTGGATCTATATCCTGATGCTACTCTATTGTTGGTGGATCTGTAAATTGAAGTGGAAGTGCTGACTGTTCAATATATAGGTTCATAGTTCTCAACTTGTTGTTAAGTTTATGTGTGCATTGATGGTTAATGATAATTGTTAAAATGGATTTGAATTGCTTATTTTGATGATGAAATCATTAATTCTCAATGGCCAGAGGAAATGCCTCTGTGCCTGCCATGGAAATGACCAAGTGGTTTGACACCAACTAGTAAGTTGCTATTTCTTGGCCTATTTTATCAGCTTTGCCATGCATACTGAGATTTTGGTACTAATACTAATTCCCAATTTTCAATTGCAATCCATCTAAAATAGCCTTTTTATCTCCATTCGATATATAACGTTGTTGGCCTTTTCATTTTTAGGCATATTCAAAGTCTGCAGTTTACATGAGCCAGTTGAGTgcaattctttttcattttttacaactttttctgCCCAACAATTTATTTGttacatatatgttttattttattttaatcgttAGTTGTATGTCACTAATacttaattgttataatttttgacaactatttttttttaacaaatagaatagcataaatgttaataatataaatttcttaTTCCTTAATGCCATCCCGATATTTGTTCATTACCCATCCCACTCTTCCTTGCCATTACCTCTTCATTCCTTACATTTCTTATATTAAGTTTGATACATCaaccaaatttatttatttttaaatattaaatttatatgtacgGGAGGGTTAGATTTGGACTCCAACCTAgtctattttatatttaataatatattgttttattttatatgtgatgtaatttacattaaattaaattaaatatataatattataatgcaaaattaattataatgcaaaattaatatataatattataatattataaatttaggaTTTGGTTTTTACtagtttatgagttataattaatttttgttcatatctattatattattgatatttaaatattttttgctttaattatgaaattttcaaACTTACTAAATATGAGATTCGTATTGATAGCTTAGAATATTTGTCTTGTAAAGAAGAGTTTATGTATTTGtattgatatttaaatatttgtcTTGTAAAGCAGTGCTTCATGTGACAACAAACATCGCTCGGGAAGGTCTCGTTATTGGTTCCTAACGGTGAGTTTTATATCGACCATATATTAGTTTGTAGCTTTCCGTGTTTAAGAAATAAATTCAGTTAGTTACAGATTATATGTTGTTCTTTGAATCTGATCAATGAAGTTAATACAAACCATGCTAAGCAGTGGAATAAATTCATCTAGCCTTGTGCAGACCCTTtaaccttctttttcttttttactttgttGTTTAATACAGTTTATAGGACTAAtggttttggttttgggtttgATGCAGTTTTTGCACTTGCAAAGCTTATGAATGTCAGTGAAGATGAGAGTCAACTTTCTGCTATAGCTAGGTATGGCCTTTTTTTACTTATAGAGATGCAAGAATTTTAGTTGTAATTCAATTGatgatttattgattttttaaaaatattttgtagcCTACTCATTTGCTTTACAGagctattttaaatatattatcgTCGGAGAATgtgaagattttgacatatttcAATCAGAAGATGGTAGGTAAACCACTATTTTGGTCTCATATGGAACATTTAGGGTTAGAGTATCAGTTTCTATTTTTCTCATAATCTCGATTGAGCAGATATTTTATATGGGCACCTGTTTCTTAACTTTGCCATGGCTGTACTGGTGTTCACTTGAGTTCATGTTTGGAGGAAATTTTTGACAGTATATTACATATGTTGTGCATGGTTGCAGAGCAAGGAGTGTTTAGAGAAAGTTACTCAAACAATATCTTTTCTTGCTCAACCACGAGAATCTCACTTGCTTTTGCTTACAGGTAAAGCTTTTACTTCCTTTCCAACTGAACATAACTTGCAATAAATGCTGTGAGTTAGTCATCTTTACTGCCGTATATGGATAACTCCAATATAGTGCAAAATATAAGTATGGATGTCAATGGTtgttttagtggcattttttcaAAGTAAAAGCTAAGAGAATGACTTGCAAGAGAGGTGAAGAGGGATAGAGCTGCAGAGCTTTTGGGCTTGCGTGCATGCAATTTTCGGCCACGACACTCAAGCAAACTTGGAAATGAGTTTCGGGTGTTCACAAACTATGACCCTGGGGAGAGATTAGGAGGATGGGAGCAAGAACAATAGGTGCCTTTTTCTTGCCATCGTTTGCTAGGAATATTTTCTCATGGATGAACTTCATGGAACCTAATTTTTATCCATTATCAAGGCatttccaacacttacccttggAAAAATTAACCAGCTTTTCTGCTAATTTTTCCAGAGAAAACATGAAAACATGCAGATGAGAAAACTTCCAAGCAAGTTCATCCTCATTTTATGCATTTTGGTATACTTTTTTAAACTAGTGCAATTTTCCTCACTTGTGTAGATTTCGTaatacataaaattatttaaGGTTAACACTACACCATGATAGggttttagtggcattttttgtggcgttttaacaacaaacgccgctaaaaatccaGCATTAGCGGCGACCTtcgacaaacgccgctaaagcacaCCATTAGCGGTGCATTATACAAAGCGCCGCAAAAATCTTAACCAAAACTCATCGTTCTAGGTTGAGGTAttttagaattagtggcgcttaagGCAAAACGCCACTAAAGCACACCATTAGCGGCGCATCATACAAAGTGCCGCAAAAATCTTAATCGAAACGCATCGTTTTGGGTtgaggtatattagaattagtggcgcttatggaTAAATGCCGCTAAAGCACACCATTAGCGGCGCATTAGACAGAGCGC contains:
- the LOC107944579 gene encoding uncharacterized protein isoform X1, whose translation is MNVSEDESQLSAIARAILNILSSENVKILTYFNQKMVEQGVFRESYSNNIFSCSTTRISLAFAYRDHSPLQRRFPLFSTEYCFSSGLTGHSTWAFQLLLLFSTSEVVCCSLQLS
- the LOC107944579 gene encoding uncharacterized protein isoform X2 — protein: MNVSEDESQLSAIARAILNILSSENVKILTYFNQKMSKECLEKVTQTISFLAQPRESHLLLLTDLSPFQRQFPLFSIEYRFSSGLTGHSTWAFQLLLLFSTSEVVCCSLQLS